In the genome of Scylla paramamosain isolate STU-SP2022 chromosome 49, ASM3559412v1, whole genome shotgun sequence, one region contains:
- the LOC135095610 gene encoding uncharacterized protein LOC135095610 isoform X4 encodes MATAVTPTTTAAVNYSHLKLVCILMDPGAAVLFHALKCGTNKTASVTLLEYLTNLPNTSTANYLTLSNKNNAFYSHEKARMDNDSSCQSFDITLLYKCIKLACENVAGTSDARWQDDAVMEGLITKIKEERNKYSHERPRFTDEQQFLDKVEELKSLFIRTLQAIKDKYGVSDAETTNIIDNTTRQIKDICKAFDEKVILQMNFHKQLHLFKQESVSHLRDNFKRFEYFDPLSFLSGSQKERVHVQTVFSKLVLKQELTSQEIDSLNILRYLTKDSVQDQRPRLAVMSGVAGSGKTTLLTFILSEWLNEECNRRIKHLEEYDIVLRILCRDTDAEDLETFLGLVLPSSLSTLSVFNKSLVNCLKSCKVLFLIDGLDELNSTSEKLVTNILSKTKYNENFSILATSRPDQLDHFLAHTRQDYKQSHISIEGIPVHQRMKLALQYCNTTIQDKLKEFLTKIININLFELPLNLIFLVTLFEDNPRCIKKNITQSNLYTHIHEWCIEKLHHRISVHPKWGKNRPQTLRTRIESVLKEIYQMAVKGLLQDRLSLSDEEKKRLEYCCEREDLPSHQILGAFFTMRSSITNKVVRRNYYAPHKGMMEYFAARHIMQHHHDGFLTEPGAITSLLQGATQPQTQSLDPRGLRNLFWHVAGLLSIQEVPTYPDTIQEVIDMLSETGMTWNEWLSLVEDTDYNESFLQSIAHHVTEYPPCGTVRITDNTLASAAALLPRTPATTVELWLFSEEVNMKNVRALINHHCSELRLWHNYEHPGEIPASDTVLRAIDRSRLEVFMGHLSADSVALLPECLEELYLAVSSDEQAASLPAALTRAASSLLSLWSLKMKPLRSPEAG; translated from the exons ATGGCCACTGccgtcacccccaccaccaccgcggcaGTGAATTATTCGCATCTCAAACTGGTGTGCATCCTGATGGATCCAGGAGCAGCCGTGCTCTTTCACGCTCTAAAATGTGGCACAAACAAGACCGCTTCCGTCACCCTCTTGGAGTACCTGACCAACCTCCCAAACACCTCAACGGCCAACTACCTCACGCTCAGCAATAAGAATAACGCGTTTTACTCCCATGAAAAAGCTCGGATGGACAATGATTCCTCGTGCCAAAGCTTTGATATAACACTGCTATACAAGTGCATAAAACTGGCCTGTGAAAATGTTGCAGGAACCAGTGATGCACGCTGGCAGGATGATGCAGTGATGGAGGGCCTGATcactaaaataaaagaagagcgTAACAAGTACTCCCATGAAAGGCCTCGGTTTACAGATGAACAGCAATTCCTGGACAAAGTTGAGGAGCTCAAGAGCCTCTTCATCAGAACCCTTCAGGCTATCAAGGACAAGTACGGAGTCTCTGATGCTGAGACCACAAACATCATTGACAACACAACAAGGCAGATAAAAGACATATGCAAGGCCTTTGATGAAAAAGTCATATTACAGATGAATTTTCATAAACAGCTCCATTTGTTTAAGCAAGAGTCAGTGAGTCACTTGAGAGATAATTTCAAACGGTTTGAATATTTTGACCCACTGTCCTTCCTCAGTGGATCCCAAAAAGAACGGGTCCACGTCCAGACCGTATTTTCAAAACTTGTCCTAAAACAGGAACTCACATCCCAAGAAATTGACTCGTTAAATATTTTAAGATATCTAACAAAAGACTCTGTCCAGGACCAAAGGCCACGCCTTGCTGTAATGAGCGGTGTCGCCGGGAGTGGGAAGACCACCCTGCTCACTTTCATCTTGTCGGAGTGGCTCAACGAAGAGTGTAACCGCCGCATTAAACACCTAGAGGAGTACGACATTGTACTCAGAATACTGTGCAGGGACACAGATGCCGAAGATCTGGAGACATTCCTGGGCCTGGTCCTCCCATCTAGTCTTTCTACTCTGTCAGTGTTTAACAAGTCTCTCGTGAACTGTTTAAAGTCCTGTAAAGTGCTGTTCCTCATAGATGGTCTCGATGAGCTGAACAGCACCTCCGAAAAGCTCGTCACTAATATTCTGAGTAAAACTAAATATAACGAAAATTTCTCCATTCTCGCCACCTCACGACCAGACCAATTGGACCATTTCTTGGCCCACACGCGACAGGACTATAAACAATCGCATATATCTATCGAGGGGATTCCTGTCCATCAGAGGATGAAGCTTGCTCTCCAGTACTGTAACACCACAATCCAGGATAAGCTGAAGGAGTTcctaacaaaaattatcaacatAAACCTGTTTGAGCTTCCCCTCAACCTAATATTTCTGGTTACATTATTTGAAGACAATCCTCGCTgcattaagaaaaatattacccaGTCTAATTTGTACACCCACATCCACGAGTGGTGCATAGAAAAGCTTCACCACAGAATATCCGTGCACCCCAAATGGGGGAAGAATAGGCCACAGACCCTCAGGACGAGGATAGAAAGTGTGCTGAAAGAGATTTACCAAATGGCCGTAAAAGGCCTCCTACAGGACAGATTAAGCCTCtcagacgaggaaaaaaagcgGCTGGAATATTGTTGCGAGAGAGAGGATCTGCCAAGCCATCAAATCTTGGGAGCCTTTTTCACTATGCGGTCGTCCATCACCAACAAAGTAGTCAGAAGGAATTATTATGCACCACATAAAGGTATGATGGAATACTTTGCTGCTCGACATATCATGCAGCACCATCATGATGGATTCCTCACAGAACCAGGAGCTATCACGAGCCTGCTGCAGGGTGCGACTCAGCCACAGACACAGTCTCTAGATCCTCGGGGTCTGCGTAATCTCTTCTGGCACGTGGCGGGCCTCTTAAGCATACAAGAGGTACCAACATATCCCGATACCATACAGGAGGTGATAGACATGCTGTCAGAAACTGGCATGACGTGGAATGAATGGCTGTCACTAGTGGAAGACACAGATTATAATGAAAGCTTCCTGCAAAGTATCGCTCACCATGTCACAGAATATCCTCCTTGTGGGACAGTAAGGATAACAGACAATACGTTGGCCAGCGCTGCGGCACTGCTTCCCCGTACTCCCGCAACGACAGTGGAATTATGGTTGTTCAGCGAAGAAGTGAATATGAAAAATGTTCGTGCTTTGATTAATCATCATTGCAGTGAATTGCGTCTGTGGCACAATTACGAGCATCCCGGCGAAATACCTGCCTCAGACACCGTGCTGCGCGCCatagacag AAGTCGCCTTGAGGTTTTCATGGGGCACCTGAGTGCTGATAGCGTGGCGCTGCTCCCTGAATGCCTTGAGGAGCTGTACCTGGCCGTATCTAGTGATGAGCAGGCTGCCAGCCTCCCAGCAGCCCTCACCCGAGCCGCGTCATCTCTCCTTAGCCTGTGGAGTCTTA AAATGAAGCCATTACGTTCCCCGGAGGCAGGATGA